The window TCTTGTCTTACTTACTCCGTCTGTATCgtatttcattcattttcatcatcgGTCTCATATTTATTCAATCTTTCTTAGAAGTTAAGTAACATGGGATGGGAATAATGATTTCTGTTTATTGagctttctttttatttctggggttttcttccctttttgggTTCTGCAAACGCAGTGGGAGATACTTGAAGGTATTGAAGATTCCAATGAGCGAGGTGACCGACAGAATAGTGGAGAAACACGCTGAGTCGCTTTCAAAAGTGGTGTTCTTGGATATCAGTTACTGTTTGAAGATCACTTGCAAAGGTCTTGCTGCTTTGGGGATGCACTGCAAGTCTTTGGTTCATTTGAGGAGGAACATGCCGCCTCCGGAGCTACAGTGGCCCGCACAAGTGGCTTCGCAGGTAGACGACGAGGAGGCCATGGTTATTGCGGATACAATGCCAGGGCTCTGTGAACTTGAGCTTGGATATGGCCGCTTCGGCGATTGCGGTCTTGATGCCATCCTGACCAAATGTCAGTCCCTCACTCACCTCGACATTCTTGGGTGCTGGAGTGTGAAATTGGAAGGCGATCTTGAGGAGAAATGCCAAAGTCTCGCATTCTTCAAGAGCCCTTGGGATGCCAATGATGATTTATCAGTATCCGAAGATGGTAGTGATGCTGAAGAGGATGCCTCAGTATTCTCACCTTCGGACTCAGAACAGAGTGATGCATAGTTTACCCGTTGGTCATCTCCTTTTTGTCTTTTGACTTTTGGTAAATTGGACTCAGAACAGAGTGATGCACAGCTTACCCGTTCCTCATCTCCTTTTGGTCTTTTGACTTTTTCTGAATGGGACTGGATACCTATCCCTGCTCTGATGAGGTTTTAGTTCTTGGATTACATACTGTTCTTTGTttgattttgctttcttttggtgaTGGTGGGGGTATCTGATAAATACTGAAGGTATGCCAAAGGTGTATGGTAGTTGCATGTAGAACATGTTTTGTTTAATCTTTTTGGAAGATGTCAAGAACCAAGCGCCCATTCAAGTTTCTATCGTCCTCTTTTGTAGAGTGTATACTGATCCATTAAGCTGATGcctagggggaaaaaaaaaaacaaagaaaacaaagagtTCTGTTCTTGTTTTCTAATGTGTTGCAAACTCTTTTTTattatgcttatttttttttttatgggaaataaaagaaagataatTTAGGTAGCATACAGACTAATATCAACTTTCCCAGAGAGCTTCGACTGCTAGAGTCCTAGACTGTGCTATGTTTACACAagttaatttgattttttgacAAAAGAAACAGAGTTAAAACTATTTTAGAGAATTTTGATAACTAGAATCAAAGTAAATAAAACCCATGGCCATTGTTGCTCTGTTATGTCCTTTAGCCAATCCACCATTTGTTGTGAATCAGTCAATAATTCTATGGTGTGAATTCCTTTCTGTTGTTGGAGCCCCTGCATGAGTCCTCTACCTTCAGCTTCTTGCAAGCTTCCTGAACATCCATAATCCACAGATGCATCTATGAGATTCCCATTGTTAATTATAACTGATCACCAGCTTGCTTCTTTTGTTTCAACAATGAAGTTCCTGTCAGTGATGATGATGGTATAATTCCTAAAAGGTATGTGCAATGGTTCCCAAGGTGAGGAGGATGGTGGATGAAGGATTTTGGTGGTTTGGGGAAGAGTAGTTCAGAAGGTCCTTGTTCCCACTTGGAGATCTGACAGATATCAGTTGGATTGAAGGGTTTTTGAGGGGAAAACAAATGTAATAAGTTAAGAGCAAGAATTTGAATATGAAATCCTTGACCGACTCTGCCCTCGTGTTTTCTGTGCACAATCCCAATTCCTAATGTTCCTGCTGTGCTCATATTctcggaaaaaaatcgtctgcaattctaatctcgtacaattccgtgcaataccaccttcagggggtgacacgtgtattgataccagtgcaatggtccaaatctgatttaaatgcctcttcactgatttaatgttttattagttgtaccagatctggaccattgtattggtatcaatacacgtgtcaccacctgaaggtggtattgcacggaattgtacgggatgagaattgta is drawn from Macadamia integrifolia cultivar HAES 741 chromosome 7, SCU_Mint_v3, whole genome shotgun sequence and contains these coding sequences:
- the LOC122083955 gene encoding F-box protein FBW2-like yields the protein MVHAKPEEEAQKMDGERKRVCSDADSGGDNRYDGCGRSGLWEGLDPEILALIFVRIPAEQLVGEVQLVCKSWREAIAGPYCWTNIDVEQWCRRCSNTDVSDCLVRRLVRRSRGTVRLLSAYKLGDSGFSYVANCGRYLKVLKIPMSEVTDRIVEKHAESLSKVVFLDISYCLKITCKGLAALGMHCKSLVHLRRNMPPPELQWPAQVASQVDDEEAMVIADTMPGLCELELGYGRFGDCGLDAILTKCQSLTHLDILGCWSVKLEGDLEEKCQSLAFFKSPWDANDDLSVSEDGSDAEEDASVFSPSDSEQSDA